One genomic segment of [Phormidium] sp. ETS-05 includes these proteins:
- a CDS encoding C39 family peptidase produces the protein MTNNQSPITTEKPMTISLVSVFKYYQQLPHQTKALEYLQQELAKTNPELLDNSSEFINIWRQPDPTPGRVVQNINLQATKTETRLNVPYLSQIDNINNPHGSCNVTSLAMCMGFYGRPLITAAGKQLEDELYEYCLDNGLSRHSPLDLAKVLQAYGYKDNFQPDAKWGEVKQWLAAGKPCIVHGWFTKSGHIIVIVGYNEKGWIVNDPYGEWFDWGYDTTISGKGLTYSYEMMQRLCGPDGDLWIHYVSK, from the coding sequence ATGACCAATAACCAATCACCAATCACCACAGAAAAACCCATGACCATATCATTAGTTAGCGTCTTCAAATACTATCAACAGTTACCCCACCAAACCAAAGCCCTAGAATACCTGCAACAAGAACTCGCCAAAACCAATCCCGAACTACTAGACAACTCATCGGAGTTTATCAATATCTGGAGACAACCAGACCCGACCCCAGGAAGGGTAGTGCAAAACATCAATCTCCAAGCCACCAAAACTGAGACGCGGTTAAACGTCCCCTATTTGAGCCAAATTGATAACATCAACAACCCTCACGGTTCTTGCAATGTCACCAGCTTGGCTATGTGTATGGGTTTCTACGGTCGTCCCCTCATCACTGCGGCGGGCAAGCAGTTAGAAGATGAACTCTACGAATATTGCTTAGATAACGGTTTATCCCGACATTCTCCCCTAGATTTAGCCAAAGTCCTCCAAGCCTATGGTTACAAAGATAATTTTCAGCCCGATGCGAAATGGGGAGAAGTCAAACAGTGGCTCGCGGCGGGTAAACCCTGCATCGTTCACGGCTGGTTTACCAAATCAGGGCATATCATTGTCATTGTAGGATACAATGAGAAAGGCTGGATTGTCAATGACCCCTATGGCGAGTGGTTTGATTGGGGTTATGATACCACCATCAGTGGCAAAGGTTTAACCTACTCTTACGAGATGATGCAGCGTCTCTGTGGTCCAGATGGCGATTTGTGGATTCACTACGTTTCTAAGTAA
- a CDS encoding glycosyltransferase, protein MHIGFLNPQGNFDPGDSYLTEHPDFGGQLVYVKQVAVAMASRGHKVDIITRQIIDPQWPEFAGSIDHYPGVRNLRIVRLSAGPPEFLRKELLWQHIVQDWVGNILQFYRDSGSFPDAMTAHYGDGGLAAVLINLQTGIPFTFTGHSLGAQKIDKLEVTPENLTEIDEQYRFRYRILAERLSMNYSALNITSTKQERFEQYSHRVYRGAVDVNNDDRFAVIPPGSNLGIFSASAYSDNELATYAHVEDCLKRDLQKRATLPAIIAASRLDPKKNHIGLLQAFAHSQELQDRANLVIIAGGLADPLKDDSGAGTTEKEVLTAIRETVEEHNLWGKVSAFSVGPQPALAATYRYLAARGSVFALTALYEPFGLAPLEAAAAGLPVVVTQNGGPSESLREGDEDYGVLVDPEDPADIARGLELVLCDRTVWHKFALRGQERVQKRYTWARAAEGYLTQLDKILASPPPEPRADLLPIPPYFQHPGDENDISIEELSHLYWSKDS, encoded by the coding sequence ATGCACATTGGATTTCTTAACCCTCAAGGTAACTTCGACCCCGGCGACAGTTACTTGACCGAACACCCTGATTTTGGCGGCCAACTGGTGTACGTCAAGCAGGTAGCTGTGGCAATGGCGTCACGCGGCCACAAAGTAGATATTATCACCCGTCAGATTATTGACCCACAGTGGCCAGAGTTTGCGGGCAGTATTGACCATTATCCCGGCGTCCGCAACCTGAGAATCGTGCGCCTGAGTGCAGGACCGCCGGAATTTCTCCGCAAAGAGCTACTCTGGCAGCACATCGTGCAAGACTGGGTAGGGAATATCTTGCAATTCTACCGAGATAGTGGCAGTTTTCCCGATGCTATGACCGCTCATTATGGAGATGGTGGTTTGGCGGCAGTGCTAATCAATCTCCAAACCGGTATTCCCTTTACGTTCACAGGTCATTCTCTCGGTGCCCAGAAAATAGATAAACTGGAAGTGACGCCAGAGAATTTGACAGAAATAGACGAGCAATACCGGTTCCGGTATCGCATCCTCGCCGAAAGGCTGAGTATGAATTATTCGGCACTGAATATCACCAGCACAAAGCAGGAAAGGTTTGAGCAGTACAGTCACCGCGTATATCGCGGCGCCGTAGATGTGAATAATGACGATCGCTTTGCCGTCATTCCTCCCGGAAGCAATTTGGGCATTTTCTCCGCCTCTGCATACTCTGATAATGAACTGGCTACCTATGCGCACGTGGAGGATTGCTTAAAGCGAGACCTACAGAAGAGAGCCACCCTCCCCGCAATTATTGCTGCCAGTCGTTTAGACCCCAAAAAAAACCATATCGGCTTATTGCAAGCATTCGCTCACAGTCAAGAACTGCAAGACCGAGCTAATTTGGTAATAATCGCTGGCGGTTTGGCAGACCCCCTCAAGGACGATTCCGGCGCCGGTACTACAGAAAAAGAAGTTTTAACCGCCATTCGGGAGACGGTAGAAGAACACAATTTATGGGGTAAAGTTAGTGCCTTTTCTGTTGGCCCTCAGCCAGCTCTCGCCGCCACCTATCGCTATCTAGCGGCTCGCGGTTCGGTGTTTGCCCTCACGGCTCTTTACGAGCCATTTGGTTTGGCACCTCTGGAAGCGGCGGCGGCTGGTTTACCAGTGGTGGTGACACAAAACGGCGGCCCCAGTGAAAGTCTGCGCGAAGGAGATGAGGATTATGGGGTGTTAGTGGACCCAGAAGACCCCGCCGATATCGCTCGCGGGTTGGAATTGGTCTTGTGCGATCGGACTGTTTGGCATAAATTTGCCCTCCGAGGACAAGAGCGGGTGCAAAAGCGATACACTTGGGCAAGAGCCGCCGAAGGCTATCTAACTCAGTTAGACAAAATTCTCGCCTCACCCCCTCCCGAGCCTAGAGCCGATTTGCTCCCCATTCCCCCCTATTTCCAACACCCAGGGGATGAAAATGACATCTCTATCGAGGAATTAAGCCACCTCTATTGGAGCAAAGATAGTTAA
- a CDS encoding Uma2 family endonuclease has translation MIQSAEKIILPPPFPDHTQLPDKDGTFVKNFQEHPQSIILTDSIAPVLAAVHPDGQYAIGQDSGIYWRETEPPEQGSEASDWFYIPNVPPNLDGKIRRSYVFWREFIAPLIALELASGDGSEERDRTPLSRANLEQGKRPGKFWVYEQIIRIPYDGIYVIQTGILEMYQLDLATGSYQLMSPNERGHYPIDRLGVELGLWEGAYQNQTQVWLRWWDSEGNLLLTGWEQTELERLRVEQERQRAEQERQRAFNAERSLEAEAQARREAEERALDAQRSLETEAQARREAEERALDAQRSLEAEAQARREAIRRLLAMGLTPEQVAEALGLTVAQVRQNQAN, from the coding sequence GTTTGTGAAAAATTTTCAGGAGCATCCCCAATCTATTATTCTCACTGATTCGATCGCGCCGGTGTTGGCGGCAGTTCATCCTGATGGACAATATGCGATCGGACAAGACTCTGGCATCTACTGGCGGGAAACCGAACCCCCAGAGCAAGGATCAGAAGCCTCCGACTGGTTTTATATCCCCAACGTACCGCCCAATCTCGATGGCAAAATTCGTCGTTCTTATGTGTTTTGGCGGGAATTCATCGCGCCATTAATTGCCTTGGAACTAGCTAGCGGCGATGGCTCGGAAGAACGAGACCGCACGCCATTATCGCGAGCCAACCTAGAACAAGGCAAAAGACCGGGAAAATTTTGGGTTTACGAGCAAATAATTCGGATTCCTTATGATGGCATCTATGTCATTCAAACCGGGATTCTGGAAATGTATCAGCTAGACTTGGCTACTGGCTCCTATCAACTCATGTCCCCCAATGAACGAGGTCACTATCCCATCGATCGCTTGGGCGTAGAGCTAGGACTTTGGGAAGGGGCCTATCAAAACCAAACTCAAGTCTGGTTGCGCTGGTGGGATAGTGAAGGTAATCTCTTACTTACCGGTTGGGAGCAAACCGAACTAGAGCGGCTCCGTGTTGAGCAAGAACGCCAACGCGCCGAACAAGAACGCCAGCGGGCCTTTAATGCCGAGCGTAGTCTGGAAGCCGAAGCCCAAGCCCGACGGGAAGCCGAAGAGCGGGCCCTTGATGCCCAACGTAGTCTGGAAACCGAAGCCCAAGCCCGACGGGAAGCCGAAGAGCGGGCCCTTGATGCCCAACGTAGTCTCGAAGCCGAAGCCCAAGCCCGACGGGAAGCCATTCGCCGGTTATTGGCAATGGGACTAACGCCGGAACAAGTAGCAGAAGCCCTGGGTTTAACTGTGGCACAAGTCAGGCAGAATCAGGCTAACTAA
- the psb32 gene encoding photosystem II repair protein Psb32, with product MRQIFNQITQWRSWLVMPFAALWLVAGLVVAGPALATAVYELPPLRAGEPTWVVDKAEVLSRLNEGSISSKLEKLQQETGYEVRLVTIHRLDYGDTAQTYTDKVFETWFPTPEAQANQVLLILDNVTNDAGIRTGALVKSLLTDEIAESVVSETVQVPLRQGDKYNQALLDASDRLITVLSGEPDPGPPVVTSTIQVEGTFKSAEETDTVNSAIIVVVLLVLATAIPMVTWWWYQSQ from the coding sequence ATGAGACAGATTTTTAACCAAATTACCCAGTGGCGAAGCTGGCTGGTGATGCCATTTGCTGCCTTGTGGTTGGTGGCTGGCTTGGTAGTGGCGGGACCGGCATTGGCAACGGCGGTGTATGAATTGCCCCCCTTAAGAGCGGGAGAACCCACTTGGGTGGTGGATAAAGCGGAGGTGTTAAGTCGGCTGAATGAAGGCAGTATCAGCAGCAAGCTGGAGAAACTGCAACAGGAAACCGGTTATGAGGTGCGGTTGGTGACGATTCACCGGTTAGACTATGGGGATACGGCACAAACTTATACCGATAAGGTGTTTGAAACCTGGTTTCCCACGCCAGAGGCACAGGCAAACCAAGTGTTGCTGATTTTGGATAATGTCACCAATGATGCGGGGATTCGCACGGGAGCGCTTGTAAAATCTCTGCTAACGGATGAGATTGCCGAGAGTGTGGTGTCAGAAACCGTGCAGGTGCCATTGCGCCAAGGGGATAAGTATAATCAGGCGTTGTTGGATGCGAGCGATCGCCTCATTACCGTCCTCTCCGGCGAACCAGACCCCGGTCCCCCGGTAGTGACATCCACCATTCAGGTAGAAGGCACATTTAAATCCGCCGAAGAAACCGACACCGTTAACTCTGCCATCATCGTCGTAGTGTTACTCGTACTAGCAACTGCCATTCCGATGGTGACTTGGTGGTGGTATCAATCCCAGTAG
- a CDS encoding DUF4346 domain-containing protein, with amino-acid sequence MNQTVENINAIDEKLSRRHLDLDPAGYFIIYIDREAGLICAKHFSNEIDDRGRAVDPETGKVIPAKGKVERTHAAIFTARTAKELCVKILEETQPPPLTMLNHAAYLGREFVRAEMALIHGWDYVQD; translated from the coding sequence ATGAATCAAACTGTAGAAAATATTAACGCAATTGATGAAAAACTCTCCCGGCGTCACCTCGACCTCGACCCCGCTGGCTATTTCATTATCTATATTGACCGGGAGGCTGGGTTGATTTGCGCCAAGCATTTCAGCAATGAAATCGACGATCGAGGCAGAGCAGTTGACCCGGAAACCGGCAAAGTCATTCCCGCCAAAGGCAAGGTAGAACGCACTCACGCCGCCATCTTTACCGCCAGAACTGCCAAAGAACTCTGCGTGAAAATTTTGGAGGAAACCCAGCCACCACCATTGACCATGCTCAATCACGCCGCCTATCTCGGGCGGGAGTTTGTCCGAGCCGAAATGGCTCTGATTCACGGATGGGATTACGTCCAGGACTAG
- a CDS encoding lysozyme inhibitor LprI family protein gives MEYLTWPIFRAAIAAFLSLHPLITSSATAQQPNCNDMGNLNQLQMNQCAAIFYQNADQKLNQVYQQLPAATREQLTDTQLAWIKFRDDSCAFSRSRFEGGTIMPTIFYGCLTSVTKNRTAEFQAYRQGQILPANGNNYQAVDNRLNQVYQQTLNRFSSHREQLIDAQLAWIDFRDANCAFESNRVSGGRNICLIRMTEIRTQELVDIQEMIP, from the coding sequence ATGGAATATTTAACTTGGCCAATATTTCGAGCGGCTATAGCAGCCTTCCTCAGCCTACATCCACTTATTACCAGTTCCGCCACCGCCCAACAACCCAACTGCAACGATATGGGGAATCTCAACCAATTGCAAATGAATCAATGCGCGGCAATATTTTACCAAAATGCTGACCAAAAATTAAACCAAGTTTACCAACAACTCCCCGCTGCCACTCGCGAACAATTGACAGATACTCAATTAGCTTGGATTAAGTTTAGAGATGATAGTTGCGCTTTTTCCAGAAGCCGGTTTGAAGGCGGGACAATCATGCCCACTATCTTCTATGGATGCCTGACAAGTGTTACTAAAAACCGCACGGCTGAGTTCCAAGCCTACAGGCAAGGTCAGATTCTCCCCGCCAATGGTAATAATTATCAGGCCGTAGATAACCGACTTAACCAAGTGTATCAACAAACATTAAACCGATTTTCATCTCACCGGGAACAGTTAATCGATGCACAGTTAGCCTGGATTGACTTTAGAGATGCTAACTGTGCTTTTGAAAGCAATCGGGTTTCTGGGGGCAGAAATATTTGCCTGATTCGGATGACGGAAATTCGCACCCAAGAGCTGGTGGACATCCAAGAAATGATTCCTTGA
- a CDS encoding SDR family oxidoreductase, whose translation MNIAILGCGYVGTPTARLWRRQGHTVTATTTTPDRVTELQQVAHRVMVLKTNEPLALQELLSGQDVVVLSVAPKRGTNYNYKGTYLDSATHLVAALQQNSSVRQVIYTSTCSVYGDKGGEWVDESSHPAPTNENNQILLDAENVLLGAANNALRVCILRLGGIYGPGRELERIFRNAPGTTRPGTGDEPMNWVHLDDIVAGLEFARLQQLHGIYNLVGDEPIASRHLLDGLCEQQGWAKVSWDPSAPTARSYIARVSNRKLKQLGFHLTHPDIRF comes from the coding sequence ATGAATATTGCTATCCTCGGCTGCGGCTATGTGGGCACACCCACCGCCCGTCTGTGGCGTCGTCAGGGCCACACTGTCACCGCTACTACCACCACACCCGATCGGGTTACTGAATTACAACAGGTAGCTCACCGGGTAATGGTACTCAAAACCAATGAACCATTAGCCCTGCAAGAACTACTCTCCGGTCAAGATGTGGTAGTCTTGAGTGTGGCACCGAAGCGGGGGACAAACTATAATTACAAAGGCACTTATCTCGACAGTGCCACTCACCTGGTGGCGGCTTTACAGCAAAACAGCAGCGTCCGCCAAGTCATCTACACTAGCACTTGTTCTGTCTATGGTGACAAAGGTGGCGAGTGGGTTGATGAAAGTTCTCACCCTGCCCCGACTAATGAAAATAACCAAATTCTGCTCGATGCGGAAAACGTCTTGTTGGGGGCAGCCAATAACGCTTTGCGGGTTTGCATCCTCCGTTTAGGCGGCATTTATGGACCAGGGCGAGAACTGGAACGCATTTTCCGCAACGCTCCCGGAACTACTCGCCCTGGAACAGGCGATGAGCCTATGAACTGGGTTCACTTAGATGATATTGTGGCCGGACTGGAGTTCGCCCGTCTGCAGCAGCTACATGGGATATACAATTTGGTTGGAGATGAGCCGATCGCCAGCCGCCACCTGCTCGATGGTTTATGCGAGCAGCAAGGATGGGCCAAAGTTTCCTGGGACCCATCAGCCCCCACCGCACGTTCCTACATCGCCCGCGTCTCCAACCGCAAGCTCAAACAACTTGGCTTTCACCTCACCCATCCCGACATCAGGTTTTGA
- a CDS encoding C39 family peptidase, whose translation MTISIVNVAKYFQGLPHQERALKRLQEQILKVRPDLLADNSDFIRIWRNQAISPPSNSSASNQQPSIKLNVPFLSQLDNVNNPYGTTSNVTSVAMCMAYFGHPIKNAQGKQLEDELFDACTTYQLDRHSPTDLKQLATIYGYQDTFQFDAKWDDVKKWLSLGKPCITHGWFTRTGHVVTIIGYNEKGWIVNDPYGEWYSTGYDNKVSGAGLTYSYDMMRQLCGADGDLWIHYFDGKVALTATVPPAAPPVDTGSGSSAGGSANVSSSSAPPRSLQDIYQNGQTVALTEVAKSPELVAQIQIRLKMLGLLQGTADGAYGPITQGAIVRVAKAFKQPEDRITPELAKQLIQAKSIPGFNPQREMISPEVTAKILNCPLADAQKYLPGVLNALNEKNILNKPTLIAALATIGVETAGFRPIKEWGGTKYFTEMYEGRSDLGNTQPGDGARYHGRGFIQITGRANYRDYGKKLGVPLEQNPDLALDAEIGARILAQYFWDREIDMIAKEGDWKGVRRAVNGGLNGWDEFWPLVQKLQSAIV comes from the coding sequence ATGACCATTTCCATTGTCAATGTTGCCAAATATTTCCAAGGACTTCCCCACCAGGAAAGAGCCTTAAAGCGACTCCAGGAACAAATACTCAAAGTCCGTCCCGACCTCCTGGCCGATAACTCCGATTTTATCAGGATATGGCGCAACCAAGCCATATCGCCGCCCAGCAATAGCAGCGCCTCCAACCAGCAACCCTCAATTAAGCTGAATGTACCCTTCCTTAGTCAGCTAGATAACGTCAACAATCCCTACGGCACCACTTCTAACGTCACCAGTGTGGCTATGTGCATGGCTTACTTTGGGCACCCCATCAAAAATGCCCAAGGAAAGCAGTTAGAAGATGAACTATTTGATGCCTGCACAACTTACCAGCTCGATCGCCATTCTCCCACAGATTTAAAGCAGTTAGCTACAATTTATGGCTACCAGGATACTTTTCAATTTGATGCTAAATGGGACGATGTGAAAAAGTGGCTATCTTTGGGCAAACCTTGCATTACTCATGGCTGGTTTACGAGAACCGGTCATGTAGTTACGATTATTGGCTATAATGAAAAAGGCTGGATTGTCAATGACCCTTATGGCGAGTGGTACAGTACGGGTTATGATAATAAAGTCAGCGGTGCCGGTCTGACCTATTCTTATGACATGATGCGTCAGCTATGCGGTGCGGATGGGGATTTGTGGATTCACTATTTTGATGGGAAAGTGGCGCTCACTGCCACCGTCCCTCCCGCCGCGCCACCGGTGGATACGGGGAGCGGTTCTAGTGCTGGCGGTTCTGCAAATGTCTCTTCATCTTCCGCACCTCCGAGGAGTTTGCAAGATATCTATCAGAATGGCCAAACTGTGGCTTTGACTGAGGTGGCGAAATCTCCTGAATTAGTCGCCCAAATTCAAATTCGCCTGAAAATGTTGGGTTTGTTACAGGGAACGGCGGATGGGGCTTATGGTCCGATAACTCAAGGGGCGATCGTCCGCGTAGCTAAAGCCTTTAAGCAACCTGAAGACCGAATTACCCCCGAATTAGCCAAACAACTGATTCAAGCGAAATCAATTCCCGGTTTCAACCCCCAAAGAGAGATGATATCCCCGGAAGTCACGGCGAAGATTCTCAATTGTCCCCTTGCTGATGCCCAAAAATACCTCCCCGGTGTCCTCAATGCTTTGAATGAGAAAAATATCCTCAACAAACCTACCCTCATCGCCGCTCTGGCGACGATCGGCGTGGAAACTGCGGGATTTCGCCCGATTAAAGAGTGGGGAGGTACTAAATATTTTACTGAGATGTACGAAGGGCGATCAGATTTGGGCAACACCCAACCCGGAGACGGGGCCCGCTATCACGGACGCGGTTTTATCCAAATCACCGGACGGGCTAATTATCGCGACTACGGCAAAAAATTAGGCGTTCCCTTAGAACAAAACCCAGACCTGGCTTTAGATGCAGAAATTGGCGCTAGGATTCTCGCCCAATATTTTTGGGACCGTGAAATCGATATGATTGCCAAAGAAGGTGATTGGAAAGGTGTGCGGCGAGCGGTTAATGGCGGTCTCAATGGTTGGGACGAATTCTGGCCCCTAGTGCAGAAATTGCAAAGTGCGATCGTTTAA
- a CDS encoding aspartate kinase, with protein sequence MALIVQKYGGTSVGSVERISAVARRVIDTVKAGNSVVVVVSAMGKTTDSLVALAKQISANPSRREMDMLLSTGEQVSIALLSMALQEMGQPAISLTGAQVGILTEAEHTRARILQIPSDRLEHQLQQGKVVVVAGFQGISSTKDLEITTLGRGGSDTTAVALAAALKADCCEIYTDVPGILTADPRIIPDAQLMIDITSDEMLELASLGAKVLHPRAVEIARNYGVTLVVRSSWTDEPGTKVISPAPLARPLEGLELVHAVDAVEFDPDQGKVALLRVPDRPGVAARMFGEIGRQNLNVDLIIQSIHEGNSNDIAFTVSKNSLNQAEAVATAIASTLRTHFDPASDEAEVMVERKVAKVSIAGAGMIGRPGVAAQMFAALADAGINIEMISTSEVKVSCVIGAEDGEKAVAVLCDTFKVSSSPVQGATKATHPALLEGLKPVSGVALDRNLARIAIRQIPDRPGTAAKVFGILAAKNISVDTIIQSQRCHIHNGTPTRDIAFTVAQGDAKEAQTVLAPLVSELGCSEIVVDEQIAKVSVVGAGMVNQPGVAARMFAAIAEQQINIQMIATSEIKVSCVVHQDQGDIALKAVHAAFGLGSGQKIEVPA encoded by the coding sequence ATGGCTTTAATCGTCCAAAAATACGGTGGCACTTCCGTCGGCTCGGTGGAACGCATTTCGGCGGTGGCGCGGCGGGTGATAGATACAGTGAAAGCGGGTAACTCGGTAGTGGTGGTGGTTTCGGCAATGGGCAAAACTACCGATTCCCTGGTGGCTTTGGCAAAGCAGATTTCGGCGAATCCCAGTCGGCGGGAAATGGATATGCTGTTATCTACGGGGGAGCAGGTGTCGATCGCCCTGCTGAGTATGGCCCTACAGGAAATGGGGCAACCGGCGATTTCCCTCACCGGAGCCCAGGTGGGCATTCTCACGGAAGCGGAACATACCCGCGCCCGGATTTTGCAAATCCCGAGCGATCGCCTGGAGCATCAACTGCAACAGGGCAAAGTTGTAGTAGTAGCGGGTTTCCAAGGTATCAGCAGCACCAAAGACCTAGAAATCACCACTCTCGGACGTGGAGGCTCTGACACCACCGCTGTAGCTCTAGCGGCGGCGTTAAAAGCTGACTGTTGCGAGATTTACACCGATGTCCCCGGTATCCTCACCGCCGACCCCCGCATCATCCCCGATGCGCAGTTGATGATAGACATCACTAGCGATGAAATGCTAGAACTGGCCAGTTTAGGGGCAAAAGTGCTGCACCCCAGAGCCGTAGAAATTGCCCGCAACTATGGCGTTACTTTGGTGGTACGCTCTAGCTGGACTGATGAACCGGGCACAAAAGTGATTTCTCCGGCTCCCCTAGCGCGACCCCTAGAGGGTTTAGAGCTGGTGCATGCGGTTGATGCGGTGGAATTTGACCCAGACCAAGGGAAAGTGGCGCTGTTGCGAGTGCCAGATAGACCGGGGGTGGCGGCGCGGATGTTTGGGGAAATTGGCCGCCAAAACCTGAATGTGGATTTAATTATCCAGTCGATTCACGAGGGCAATAGTAATGATATTGCTTTTACGGTGAGCAAAAATTCTCTGAATCAGGCGGAAGCAGTGGCGACGGCGATCGCTTCCACTCTGCGCACCCACTTCGACCCCGCCTCCGACGAAGCCGAGGTAATGGTAGAACGAAAAGTGGCGAAAGTCAGCATCGCTGGAGCTGGAATGATTGGACGCCCCGGGGTGGCAGCGCAGATGTTTGCTGCTCTCGCCGATGCTGGCATTAACATCGAGATGATTTCTACTTCGGAAGTCAAAGTTAGCTGCGTCATCGGCGCCGAAGATGGAGAAAAAGCGGTGGCTGTACTGTGTGACACGTTTAAAGTCAGCAGCTCTCCGGTGCAGGGGGCGACCAAAGCCACCCATCCGGCGCTTCTGGAAGGGCTGAAACCGGTTAGTGGTGTGGCGCTCGATCGCAACCTGGCTCGCATCGCCATCCGCCAAATACCCGATCGGCCCGGAACCGCCGCCAAAGTTTTCGGCATATTAGCCGCGAAAAACATCAGCGTTGACACCATTATCCAATCCCAACGCTGCCACATCCACAACGGCACCCCCACCCGCGATATCGCCTTCACCGTGGCTCAAGGTGATGCCAAAGAAGCCCAAACCGTCCTCGCTCCTTTAGTCTCGGAATTAGGATGCAGCGAAATCGTCGTTGACGAACAAATCGCTAAAGTCAGCGTCGTGGGTGCGGGGATGGTCAACCAACCCGGGGTCGCCGCCAGGATGTTTGCCGCGATCGCCGAACAGCAAATCAACATTCAAATGATTGCCACCTCGGAAATCAAAGTTAGCTGCGTCGTCCACCAAGACCAAGGCGATATTGCCCTCAAAGCGGTTCATGCTGCTTTCGGTCTCGGTAGCGGTCAAAAAATCGAAGTCCCCGCTTAA